Within Alteribacter lacisalsi, the genomic segment TCCTCCTCCGTTAAGTGTATAATCCTTCCTTTCTTGTCCTGTTTCCCCTTTTCCTCCGTGTACACACAGGAAGTTGGAAAAACCTCTTGCCTTCACAAGAAAAATTGTCTACACTATAAATCGTAACTATTACGATCGAAGTCATTACGATTTAATATTTATACAGGAGGCGGTCAATATGGAATGGACCATCATTGGGGGCGGCATTCAGGGCTGCACACTCGCGTGCTATCTTGTTGAAAAAGGCAACGTCTCTCCAGAGAATATCCTGATTATCGATCCCCACCCATCACCAATGGAGAACTGGAAGCACTGCACGGGAAAAATCGGCATGACTTACCTCCGTTCGCCCTTTGTTCATCACCTGTCCCCCTCCCCCTTCTCACTTGATCATTACGCCAGTAGCGAAAAGTATGCCAGCCCGTTTACAGGCAGGCAGAAAAAGCCGCGGCTCGATTTATTTAATAATCATTCCAGTGCCCAGTTTACCAGCCTTGGACTTGAGGCTTCTTGGAAACAGGGGCGTGTGTCCGGCGTGAAAAAGCAAAATGGTGCATGGCAGCTGGCCCTGGATTCGGGAGAAATCGTAACAACTCAGCATACGGTCATTGCGATCGGTCTTGGTGAGCAGCCTTTCTGGCCGGACTGGGCCCGTGAGATAAAGAACCACCGTCCCAGAAGCATTTTTCATGTGTTTGACAGCGGCTGTAATCCTGCCAATCTTCGCGGTCCTGTTACTGTTATTGGGGGAGGCATCACTGCGGCACATTTGAGTCTTCATCTGAGCAAAATCCAGTCCAACCCTGTAACCATGATTCACCGTCACCCCTTTCGTATTCACGAATTTGACAGTGATCCCGGCTGGATGGGACAGAAACATATGGGCCCGTTCCAAAAAGTAAAAAATCTTGATAAGCGGCGCCGGATGATCCGGGTTGCCCGGCATAAAGGGTCGATCCCGCGACATCTTTACCGGTCCCTGAAACATGCTGAAAAAAACAGGCAGGTCACACTTCTCTCCATGAATACAACCACTGTTTCCGAAAACTCCCGCGGTTCACTGGTATTATCTGACGAAAACATCCATCATGAAACAGAAAATGTGATCCTTGCGACCGGCTTTGAGCAGAAGCCCCCTGGAATGGACTGGCTTGCTCCTCTTATTCAGGACGAAAACCTTCAATGTGCCCGCTGCGGCTATCCCGCTGTCCCTGACTCCCTTGAATGGTGCGACCATCTGTATGTCACCGGAGGATTAGCCGAACTTGCTCTTGGACCGGCAGCTAGAAACATTTCAGGTGCCAGGCGTGGGGCACAGCGGATTGTCGACCTGCACTGCTGATCAAACTGCACATTTTATCGATGGGGCAGGTCTTCTCCTGCTTCGATGAAAACAGACTAAATAAAGGAGTTTTTTTCATGGCAACAAAACGAGTTCCTGTTACTGTGCTGAGCGGCTTTCTCGGCGCAGGTAAAACAACACTTTTAAATCACATTCTCAACAACCGCGAGAACCGGAAGGTAGCTGTCATTGTCAATGACATGAGTGAAATCAATATTGATGGTGATCTGATCGACCAGGGCGGCTTTTCCCGTACGGAAGAAAAGCTTGTGGAAATGCAAAACGGCTGCATCTGCTGCACCCTCCGCGAAGATCTGATCCTGGAAGTTAAAAAGCTGATTGAAACCGGCGATATCGATTACCTTGTGATTGAATCAACCGGGATCAGTGAGCCCGTACCAGTCGCCCAGACGTTTACGTACATGGATGAGGAAATGGGTGTTGATCTCACTGCCATCACAAGGCTCGATACGATGGTCACTGTTGTTGATGCCTATTCGTTCTGGACCGATTACAACAGCGGGGAGACCCTCGTGGACCGCGGTGAAGGGGTGGATGAAACGGACCATCGTGATGTGGTGGATCTTTTGACCGATCAGGTCGAGTTCGCTGACGTTATTGTTGTAAACAAAGCGGATAAGGTCCCTTCTGAGGAACTGACCCACCTGCAGGCGGTTTTGACAAAGCTGAATCCCGGAGCACGAATCGTTTCCGCTGCGTTTGGATCCGTTGATTTGTCACTTGTACTCAATACCGGTCTATTCGATTTTGAGAAAGCAAGCCACAGTGCCGGCTGGATCAAAGAGTTAAACGAGGAGCACGTCCCGGAAACAGAAGAATACGGCATCTCTTCTTTCGTATACAGAAGACGGCGCCCTTTCCACCCGGCTCGGCTGATGGAATGGCT encodes:
- a CDS encoding FAD/NAD(P)-binding protein translates to MEWTIIGGGIQGCTLACYLVEKGNVSPENILIIDPHPSPMENWKHCTGKIGMTYLRSPFVHHLSPSPFSLDHYASSEKYASPFTGRQKKPRLDLFNNHSSAQFTSLGLEASWKQGRVSGVKKQNGAWQLALDSGEIVTTQHTVIAIGLGEQPFWPDWAREIKNHRPRSIFHVFDSGCNPANLRGPVTVIGGGITAAHLSLHLSKIQSNPVTMIHRHPFRIHEFDSDPGWMGQKHMGPFQKVKNLDKRRRMIRVARHKGSIPRHLYRSLKHAEKNRQVTLLSMNTTTVSENSRGSLVLSDENIHHETENVILATGFEQKPPGMDWLAPLIQDENLQCARCGYPAVPDSLEWCDHLYVTGGLAELALGPAARNISGARRGAQRIVDLHC
- a CDS encoding GTP-binding protein translates to MATKRVPVTVLSGFLGAGKTTLLNHILNNRENRKVAVIVNDMSEINIDGDLIDQGGFSRTEEKLVEMQNGCICCTLREDLILEVKKLIETGDIDYLVIESTGISEPVPVAQTFTYMDEEMGVDLTAITRLDTMVTVVDAYSFWTDYNSGETLVDRGEGVDETDHRDVVDLLTDQVEFADVIVVNKADKVPSEELTHLQAVLTKLNPGARIVSAAFGSVDLSLVLNTGLFDFEKASHSAGWIKELNEEHVPETEEYGISSFVYRRRRPFHPARLMEWLENWPEQVIRAKGFFWAATRNDLAGLLSQAGGSITISGAGDWLASYTEEERESLFTQDPELKEGWEEPFGDRANEIVFIGIDLNEAEVTDSLDRCLLTDKEMKQDWSTFTDPLPAFQAESVSS